From Triticum aestivum cultivar Chinese Spring chromosome 4A, IWGSC CS RefSeq v2.1, whole genome shotgun sequence, a single genomic window includes:
- the LOC123086269 gene encoding metallothionein-like protein 1 has protein sequence MSCNCGSGCSCGSDCKCGKMYPDLTEQGSAAAEVAAVVVLGVAPENKAGQFEVAAGQSGEGCSCGDNCKCNPCNC, from the exons ATGTCTTGCAACTGCGGATCAGGCTGCAGCTGCGGCTCAGACTGCAAGTGCGG GAAGATGTACCCTGATCTGACGGAGCagggcagcgccgccgccgaggTCGCCGCCGTGGTCGTCCTCGGCGTGGCGCCTGAGAACAAGGCGGGACAGTTCGAGGTGGCCGCCGGGCAGTCCGGCGAGGGCTGCAGCTGCGGCGACAACTGCAAGTGCAACCCCTGCAACTGTTAA
- the LOC123086267 gene encoding uncharacterized protein, with translation MPPKRKSPVATAAAPAMPPRMTRSMAAGKRGADAPAKKEEAQAAPAAAAEKGRKKAKKEVSAVAKEVETVLSPPAAPKQKVKKNAKKEVVAGGAGAENGKRVIVEACTQCQQFKRRALKVKEDLESAVPGVSVTINPEKPRRGCLEIREEGGDVFISLLNMPRPFNKMRELDMDKVTKDIAQKIA, from the exons ATGCCTCCCAAGCGCAAGTCCCCGGTTGCGACGGCGGCGGCCCCCGCAATGCCGCCTAGGATGACCCGGAGCATGGCCGCCGGGAAGCGGGGCGCCGACGCTCCGGCCAAAAAGGAGGAAGCacaggcggcgccggcggcggccgcggagaaggggaggaagaaggccaagaaggaggtgtCTGCGGTGGCGAAGGAGGTGGAGACGGTACTGTCGCCTCCTGCAGCGCCCAAGCAGAAGGTGAAAAAAAATGCCAAGAAGGAGGTGGTGGCGGGCGGTGCCGGCGCTGAAAACGGGAAGcgcgtcatcgtcgaggcttg CACCCAGTGCCAACAGTTCAAGAGAAGAGCTTTAAAGGTGAAGGAGGATCTTGAAAGTGCTGTCCCTGGGGTTTCTGTGACAATCAACCCTGAAAAG CCACGCCGTGGATGCCTCGAGATACGGGAGGAAGGTGGTGATGTGTTCATTTCACTGCTG AACATGCCACGGCCCTTCAACAAGATGAGGGAGCTCGACATGGACAAGGTTACCAAGGACATTGCCCAGAAAATTGCTTGA